Genomic window (Castor canadensis chromosome X, mCasCan1.hap1v2, whole genome shotgun sequence):
TTAATGGATAAATCATAGTATttgttatgtatatatgtagtactTTAATATTTTGCAAAGTACTTTTGCGTGTTTCTTGTTGATACAGATTAGTTTAGATGGGGAATGCCCAACTTTGAGCCTCAgctttattttcatgtttaatttataCAAGTCAGCTGAATGGATAAGGGAAACCTGCAAGAAGTCCCCCTACCCCAGAAAGAACTCACCCTAAGACAAGTTAGGTAATTAAAATTACAGTTATCCTTGGATATTTGGGAGGAGGGTTTCAATTCCGAATACACAGCATTATGTCCATCTCACAAATTTGCCTTGAACTCATGTTTGAGTCCCAAGGAGAAAAGAGAGGCTTTAAgtaaaaaacaatgtaaaaagcTATTTTGCTAAGCATTCTTTTAAACCATTGAGGTCTAAGCAGCATTGGGATGATATACACCTGGGTGAGTTTCACATTAAGATTACAAGAGGAGACACAGTGCTGTGACTCACCAGTGACTGCAGAGCAACCAGTGTGGCTTTGCACCTTGAGAACATCAGCAGCACTAGGAGTCAGTGGAATGAGCAGGACTCTGGGGAATAGGGCAGCTGTACCTGGCAGGTATTGCAGTATCCAAGAATATAGCAGGGCAGGGGTAGAATATGGCACTCACCTAGAATCTCACGGGAATTGTTGGCGTGCAGGAGCGAGACTTCCTTTGGCTACTATGTcctgtgtttgaagggaatctgTAGGGGCTGGGGTCCTATGTGTGCAgatggggaaagaaaaaatagacacaGCTCACAccatctttatctcatttggttcCACAGCAGCACAGTAAGGCAGGTCTTATTCCTATTTAAATGGGAAAATTTGACTCAATTACAATAAATATGTGGCTTACATTTCTGCCCATGAGATTCAGAAGAAACATAGGATTAACATTTCTTTAAGTTcagacaaatatttattaagggtcatgttttctttatatgCAGATTAAcagttttttttcagaattgcttcacatttttcattatattgtttCTTTTGCAACATAAGTAGAATGTGTTTGTCTTGCAAAATGAGAATTCAGATAAAgcgaaaataaagaaaataaaaatcacctatTATCTTACTACAAGCCAATGTCAAGCCTCTTAAGTAtatacttttagtttttctttgcatattaatatataaatatacattttttacaAAAAGGGGATGCTATATATACCTTTTGAAAATTGATGCTTCACTTCACAATATATAATGTACATCTTTCCATGCAAATGGGCAGGACTTGGATTTTAAgaagtttgaaaaacatttttatgtcaGTTACAAgtcaaaaacctaaaacaaagttgcacaaaaagttaaaaataagaagaTGGGAAAAGTCATGTAAGAAAATGCAAACAGAGTGTCCAGGTGACAATCTATTATCAGACCCAGGTGACAATCTATTATCAGacaaaacagaatgaaggacagaACATATTAAATAGGATAAGGACGGCTCCGTTTTGCCTTCCAATGCATTATCATTagtttatttcttactcttttcatCTCTTCCATCTCATCTGCTGCCTGTATCATTTCCTCATTGCTTAAATTTCTGCCATGTATGTCGCCTCTAAATTTCGGGCGAGAACGAGCCAGCCTTTCTTTGAAACTTCCCTCTTCCAGCTTGTGTTTGCCCACGCCACAAGGAGGCTGCTCCATGGGAGGGCGCTCCTCGCACAGGTCCTTCCAGGAGAGGCGCTCCTGCGGGGGGCGCGCCTCTGACAGCAGCATCTCTGGCAGCAGCTCTGGCAGCAGCTCTTCTGGGAAGAACTCCTCCTCCGAGGACTGCTCCTCCTCCGAACACTGCTTTTCGGGAGACTGCTCCACCCGAGGCTGCTCATCATCTGCCTTTGGAGCGTCCTGCGGCTGTTCTTTATTTTCATCGCATGGTTTTTCCATGTTGGGAATTTTCTTCTTCAAGCACAATTATTCTTAGGAGACAAGAAAAGGCAGAGGAGAGTCACAATACTTGGGTGCTGGAACAGCAACACGTCGGTCACGGGTTCCAATGCCAGTCTTTTCCTGATTCAGGGCCTTAACCTTGTGCTTACCCACAAGCGCTCTGGCTCGCTTACCCCTCCTTCCCGAAAGCCCACCATTTTCCCAGCAGGCCTTGCCACAGGCTTCTCCAGCAGTGACAGACCGCAGACTCTGTTCCACTCCGCGTCCTCCCTTGCACCCCAATTCTGGCCCACTGCCCACCTCTTTCCCGACCTGGACCTTTCCTGAGGGTGTGCACCTGGTCGTCCCTTCCTGGAGATGCCCCGCTGAGACTTACAGATCTGTACATAGAAGCAAGACAGGGTAGGGGgcggagagaggggaggagggaccGACTGACTGACGTAATCCCCTTTTCTGGGCACCAGCCGCCGGCCCCATGACAGACTCCCCCCCCTCAGACCCCACGTTAAGCCTTGTCCTTTGTGCCCCCACTTGCCCACCCTGCAAAGCTCGTCATTTCTTTTCAAGCAGGAAGTTAGAACTATTCCCGAGTCTGTACCTCCCTGCCAGAGGGGCTTCACTCACCTTCCCATCCCACGCCATCCCCACCACCATTTTCTGCACCGAAATTGCGGAGCGCGGGGGGGCGGGGCTGGTGCCTACCGAGAGGCTTGGACTCTGCCATTTGGATCTGATCCCAGGGGTTACAAGGCCGCACAGAAAATCACACAGATTTCAAAGGGATCTAGGGAACTTACTTCCTTCTGCTTTCCCTGTCGACCAGGGAATTGGTGTCTGGACAGGCAAAAAGGACCAGGACAAGAGGGACTTGTGCAGACGTAGGCTCCTGATCACGTGAGGGTTGCACGTCACTGCCAAGCTCAGATCCCCAGTTAccactttggagaaggttctgcaGCAACCTGCCAGAATCTCCTGACTCCAGACACAGCAGGCCTTGTCACTCACccctttttgtttatatttgacttttcctggttGCCAGAGAAGATTAGCATCTGATTCCTGAGGGGTTATTACCTCTCTCCCTGCACCCTCCCTGCCTTAGCTACTAAGGCCTCAAATTTCCCTTGCCCTTCGGATTACACACTGAAATTTAACTGTTTTACCTTCATGAATCAATATTATAGGCTCATATCCACAACTCATCAGGTCCATTTAAACTCTATCAGCATGTGTTCATCTCTTGTCGCCTCCATGGGAGAcaatctttcatttttccttgacggcactattttgtgtttttgagctCCCACACCTACATCACAAACAGAAACTCTAGTCTAAATTGGTAGTCAATCAGTTCTAGACCTCTAGAAAGAGTTAAGTTTGTAACGTACTTAAATCTAAAAAGACTCAAAACTTTGATTTTCATAtatcaaaatatacatttttccatCTAGGTACAAAAGTCCAAAAAACTTATTTATTAATCTGGAATGAGAGAGTTCTTGATGAAGAGCAGAgcgttttttctctctctctctctgtctttctgtctgtctgtctctctctatatgtatatgtacacatatttatatatttatatatctacatatacacTCAGGCATATATACTGAACAGTTTCTATacgtatatataaaatttttaagttattacAATAGAAGAAATAGATTTTACAGGGACGCTAAATCCTTAATCAACCACTTCCCAACCTTTCTGGTTGAGAAAGTTTATATTAATTCATTAAATCATGAATGAATTTATTAAATTTGAGTCCTAGAGCTGCTGAACTTGAAAGATAGACGCAGCGGAGAGGACACTCAGTATTCAGTTATGCAAAAGTTCTGTTGGTCATATACTGAGTAGCAGGGTTAAAATCATGCGTACATACTTAGTTGACATTGCAAGTCGTATATATTTTTAGATCTAACACATGCCTACACCTCATCTGTTCAGAATGTATGGGTGCTACTTTCTCATGCAGATACCCTTTCTTTCAGAGAGCAGACTACTTCTCCTCTCTGCTTTACACTTTCAAGATAAGTGGCTTTCAAATCTGTAGgactcttgtttgtttttccaaatcTAAGCTGTTTGGTAAATTCGTATGTGAAATTTCCCATTTTATGAAATTTGTGTTGCTTTACTCGAGTCAGATTTACATTGTGCAACAATAGCAGCTAGACAGATATTAGTTTACT
Coding sequences:
- the Tceal1 gene encoding transcription elongation factor A protein-like 1, producing the protein MEKPCDENKEQPQDAPKADDEQPRVEQSPEKQCSEEEQSSEEEFFPEELLPELLPEMLLSEARPPQERLSWKDLCEERPPMEQPPCGVGKHKLEEGSFKERLARSRPKFRGDIHGRNLSNEEMIQAADEMEEMKRVRNKLMIMHWKAKRSRPYPI